The Rhinatrema bivittatum chromosome 4, aRhiBiv1.1, whole genome shotgun sequence genome window below encodes:
- the IL22 gene encoding interleukin-22 — protein MDSQHEENILVVTDHFTSPAPLKKESAAAGHYPSCSLRKVHFYQPHMRNHSPFSLSSQASSSDQDTVNRLIGSQLFLHVTAEDHCYLMKKVLNFTLEEVLLPEIKSPYLHIQDVTNFLANMRNELNACKPTEHKQQIENNLEELTKKMKELGESGRNKAIGELDLLFDRLESACSQQKRKLPQVKPAE, from the exons TCCGGCACCTCTAAAGAAAGAAAGCgccgctgcgggccactacccaTCCTGCAGCCTCCGTAAGGTCCACTTCTACCAGCCCCACATGAGGAA tcattctcccttctctctctcctcacaggCGAGTAGCTCTGACCAGGACACGGTGAACAGGTTGATCGGGAGCCAGCTCTTCCTCCACGTGACG GCCGAGGATCACTGCTACTTGATGAAGAAAGTTCTCAATTTTACCTTGGAAGAGGTGCTGCTGCCTGAGATCAAAAGCCCTTACCTTCACATCCAGGATGTCACCAACTTCTTGGCGAACATGCGGAACGAGCTGAATGCCTGT AAACCTACAGAGCACAAGCAACAGATTGAGAACAACCTGGAAGAGCtgacaaagaaaatgaaagag CTGGGCGAGAGCGGGAGGAACAAGGCAATTGGGGAGCTAGACCTGCTGTTTGATCGCCTGGAATCTGCCTGCTCCCAGCAGAAGAGGAAACTCCCTCAAGTGAAGCCAGCGGAGTGA